ATGGTTTCATTTACAGACAGCTTTACCAAGTTTGAAGATCTTGAAAAGGAGTTAAAGACTGCAAACATTTTACTAGTTGTTTCTGTAACAAAGCCAGAATCAGTAGAGTGGCTCAAACGTTACAGCCAAAACGTCCCAAACGTGATCTGCTTTGATTCTTCACCAGCATTAGAAAATAAACTAGGAGGGTTGTTTCTTCCAAAAGAAAACAACAGTAACATATTCAGTAAattaaacaagaaaacaaaggagctagcacaaactaTATCTGAAGCATGGATCAGACATAATTCTGATGATATAAGGTTCTGCTTATTAATCATAGTTAATGCTTACATAAAACCAGTTCCCATTTTGCAAAATTTAAGAGCTCAGGGTTTTTCCACCTTAAATTGCATGGTCAAAAACTGCGGTCGCCAGGTTTTAAACTGTCTTCTAGATCCTAACTGTAGAAAAGCTCTTCAGTGCTTGAATCAATGTAGTCCAGTTGATCAAGTATGCAACTATCAATGTATAGCTTCCTATGAAAGCCcgattttagaagaattttctcttTGTGTATTACAGAAACACAATTGTCTTGATTTAGATGCAAAAATCCCTGAAAAACCGTTTGTTCTGCCAATGGTTAACTTTCGAGGCGAAATATTATCACATGAAGTGGCTGAGGATCTTTTCATTGGTTGGCTCGGTAATCTTGAATGGAGTTGGCGTGTTGTTGCGGGTCAAAACCCGGCGTACGATCAGTTCCCGTGTCAATACCAGCTTTTTTATAGGGGAAAGGCCCGGGGTTCATTTTGGTATGAGCCCGTTTTTCAAGTGAAAACTTTGGATGGTAAGCTTGTGTGGAGGAGACGAAAGTATAGAGTTAAAAGAGGGAAAGTTGCGGGTACTTTTAACTTTAGTGTGTTGGATAATGGGGTTGTGTCGAATGAGTATTGGACGATTGTCGATGTATCTGAAGATTTAAGTTGGGGTTTGTTTCATTATAGTGGTGCTGCTCGAGTTGCAGGACAGAGTTATACGGGTGCGGTTTTGGTGAGTCCGAATGGGGAGTACCCAAATGAGAAGGAAAAAGATAGGTTACTTTTGGCATTGGATAGGTGTTGTATTAAAGAGTGGGAGTTGTTTGATGTTGATAATTGTTCGTGTAACGATCCACCTTTGGGACTGCCAGAAGGTTCACGCTTGCGCACAATTGTTCAGGTTGATAATTATGAGTGATGCTTGATTTATACATTTTGGTGAATATATGCACGACTTGTAAACATGTAATTGTTagatttgctagtaatgattggcTTATTGAGAAGGTACACTTGGTATGATCTTAAACATTTTATGTTCAAATAGTTTTTTCGTCGTCCATAAGCCATTAGTGtatcaatattatgaatatatatttaCTACATCGATGATTATCGAGATTTTGAAAACTAGCTGCGAATTAGTTAGCAACAACCATTGTGTTTATTTCGGCTGGCTAAAATAATGTATGTACTTTTGATGCTGGTAACTTATCCTAGTTTCTCTTACAAAATCTTCACCAGCTACACATCAGGTATACATAAAACTCATATCTCTATAATACAAAGTTTCATTTATTGTAATAATCGTAGATGCTAAGAAACATCACGCTATAAGAACGTTTAGTTTTAATCGACACACAAATGAACAGAGTATTTAACAACTAGGTAGGGTACAAATGGGGGAGTAAAATTGATTGCAATAAACAATGCTTAGGAAACACTCAGTCTCATAAACTCGCTACCTTGTTATCGACTCATCAACAACTTTAGTAGACATTTCAATACCAAGACAAAATGATCTCACTCAGAATCATATACTTAAAAGGTAACTGCATAAATTTCAGTAATCCAACCGAACTTTTACTTTTGGAAGCTGCCGTATTGATTTTGGGGCCCGCTAAGACTAGAGAAGAAATCGTCCATGTCTGTTGCTGCCGTTGTTGAGGTTGAAAACCCAGTTGATTTACCAAGTCCAGATCCGGTGCCCATGGCTCTACCCATGTATAAAGAATTTGGAAGTCCTTTGTCTTTTTCCTCAGCTCCAACAGACAAACCACCCACAATGCCCACATCAGTTAGATCTACCTTCTTGGCTGCATACAAAAACCAAATATTAGATGTACACTTTTAAATTTGATATGAGCCAATGGTTAAAGCATACAGTCACTAACTACCATTTTAATGATAAACGGGTCAATTTGGCTTGTAACTTATCTCAAACAGACCAATTGAAAAATAATTAGTTAAACAAGAAACGAGTCAAATCTCCCACATCATTTTTTCGAATTGGTAGTTATATAATGACATTGATATCTGATATGCATGCATTAATTTATTTTTAAATAGACACAAGATGTTAGTAATACTGTACTAGAAAATGAAATGTTTCAACCCATACACATGATAAATACATCAATTTAATTTAGTTTTAGAAAGTGACAGATTTAACTTTAGATCGAAAGAGTCACTTACGTCCGGTTATATTGAGATCAATTAGTCCACGGCTCAAAGAATCAGCCCAAACTCCAGATTTAACTTGAAAACCATCCTTCTTTAATGGAGGTGTAGGTGCAGCAGGAGTTTTATAACTTTGGTTGTTTGAGCTGCTGCCACTATCCATGAAACTCTGAGCGG
This genomic window from Rutidosis leptorrhynchoides isolate AG116_Rl617_1_P2 chromosome 2, CSIRO_AGI_Rlap_v1, whole genome shotgun sequence contains:
- the LOC139891297 gene encoding violaxanthin de-epoxidase, chloroplastic encodes the protein MLHTAERLKWVDDNYKMVSFTDSFTKFEDLEKELKTANILLVVSVTKPESVEWLKRYSQNVPNVICFDSSPALENKLGGLFLPKENNSNIFSKLNKKTKELAQTISEAWIRHNSDDIRFCLLIIVNAYIKPVPILQNLRAQGFSTLNCMVKNCGRQVLNCLLDPNCRKALQCLNQCSPVDQVCNYQCIASYESPILEEFSLCVLQKHNCLDLDAKIPEKPFVLPMVNFRGEILSHEVAEDLFIGWLGNLEWSWRVVAGQNPAYDQFPCQYQLFYRGKARGSFWYEPVFQVKTLDGKLVWRRRKYRVKRGKVAGTFNFSVLDNGVVSNEYWTIVDVSEDLSWGLFHYSGAARVAGQSYTGAVLVSPNGEYPNEKEKDRLLLALDRCCIKEWELFDVDNCSCNDPPLGLPEGSRLRTIVQVDNYE